One window from the genome of Roseofilum capinflatum BLCC-M114 encodes:
- a CDS encoding 2Fe-2S iron-sulfur cluster-binding protein produces MTKTFTVEINHQGTIETIEVPEDRKILEVANEKGLDLPQSCLAGVCETCAALLTEGTVRYGDDNDAMGLSPELREKGYALLCSAYPQSNIKLETEKEDEVYDAQFGK; encoded by the coding sequence ATGACGAAAACTTTTACTGTTGAAATTAACCACCAAGGGACAATTGAGACCATTGAAGTTCCTGAAGACCGGAAAATTCTAGAGGTAGCCAATGAAAAGGGTCTAGATTTACCTCAGTCTTGTTTAGCGGGAGTGTGTGAAACCTGTGCCGCATTACTGACAGAAGGGACGGTGCGCTATGGTGATGATAATGATGCCATGGGCTTGAGTCCGGAATTGCGGGAAAAAGGATATGCCCTGCTCTGTTCTGCTTATCCTCAATCGAATATTAAATTAGAGACTGAAAAAGAGGATGAGGTCTATGATGCACAGTTTGGGAAATAG
- a CDS encoding DUF3326 domain-containing protein: protein MNRPYTVVLIVPTGIGAAIGGYAGDALPVAKAIASISDRLISHPNVLNGASLYWNIPNSLYVEGYALDRFASQHWGLRPVQGNRIGLILDRAIEPDLRTRHLQVADAARATLGLKITGYVMTDAPLEVSLSQGKSHASSGTLGNPDSLLRAAEKLKDEQGAEAIAVVARFPDDTESEALQNYRQGQGVDPIAGLEAIISHLVVRTLGIPCAHAPALQPLPLNPQLSPRSAAEELGYTFLPCVLVGLSRAPQLLTPLAPYRPQPTDIWADQVDAAVIPATACGGSAILKLSQTQTCIIAVDENTTEMRSPPEPLKIPVVRVNSYLEALGVLVAHRSGVSLESLQPHLLPL, encoded by the coding sequence GTGAACCGCCCCTATACTGTTGTCCTGATCGTCCCCACGGGTATTGGTGCAGCCATTGGGGGTTATGCGGGGGATGCCCTGCCGGTAGCAAAGGCGATCGCCTCTATTAGCGATCGCCTAATTTCCCATCCCAATGTTCTCAATGGCGCATCCCTCTACTGGAATATTCCTAACAGCTTGTACGTGGAAGGCTATGCCCTAGACCGGTTTGCCAGTCAACACTGGGGACTGCGCCCAGTACAGGGTAACCGGATTGGGTTGATTTTAGATCGGGCGATCGAGCCAGACTTACGCACTCGTCATCTACAAGTAGCCGATGCAGCACGGGCAACCCTGGGATTAAAGATTACCGGCTATGTGATGACGGACGCGCCCTTAGAGGTGAGCTTAAGCCAGGGCAAAAGTCACGCCAGTTCGGGAACCCTGGGCAACCCAGATAGCTTGCTCAGAGCGGCTGAAAAACTGAAAGATGAACAGGGTGCAGAGGCGATCGCCGTAGTCGCTCGGTTTCCCGACGATACCGAAAGCGAAGCCCTGCAAAACTATAGACAAGGGCAAGGAGTAGACCCCATTGCCGGCCTAGAAGCCATTATCTCCCATCTGGTCGTTCGCACCTTGGGCATCCCCTGCGCCCATGCTCCAGCTCTCCAACCCCTACCCCTTAACCCCCAGCTCTCCCCCCGTTCTGCCGCCGAAGAACTGGGATATACCTTTTTGCCCTGCGTTTTAGTCGGCTTAAGTCGCGCCCCCCAACTGCTCACCCCCCTAGCCCCCTATCGCCCTCAACCGACTGATATTTGGGCCGATCAGGTAGATGCGGCAGTGATTCCGGCAACCGCCTGTGGAGGGAGTGCTATCTTAAAGTTAAGTCAAACCCAGACTTGCATTATTGCTGTTGATGAGAATACCACCGAGATGCGATCGCCTCCAGAACCACTCAAAATCCCAGTAGTGCGAGTAAACTCGTATTTAGAAGCCCTTGGAGTCTTAGTTGCCCATCGGTCTGGGGTAAGCCTAGAATCGCTTCAACCTCACCTATTACCTTTATAG
- a CDS encoding CPBP family intramembrane glutamic endopeptidase, with protein sequence MTRSQILIAMGVTAVILLIVAKVWLAISPTDHLRAQWQLDKLAIGAVLGLGITAASALVYRLWPAYRQSADVYLGLVLNPLTYPDILWLGLLPGLSEEFLFRGVMLPALGFNFTGLILSSLCFGVLHLSGNNQWPYVIWATLVGLALGYSALATGNLLVPILAHILTNLVSSFTWKMGNPSNLSA encoded by the coding sequence ATGACCCGATCGCAGATTCTCATCGCCATGGGAGTAACTGCTGTGATTCTGCTGATTGTCGCCAAAGTGTGGTTAGCGATCAGTCCCACTGACCATCTTCGCGCCCAATGGCAACTCGATAAACTGGCGATCGGAGCCGTTCTTGGCCTAGGAATTACCGCCGCTAGTGCCCTAGTTTATCGCCTCTGGCCCGCCTATCGCCAAAGCGCCGACGTTTATCTCGGCCTTGTCCTTAATCCCTTGACCTATCCCGATATCCTCTGGTTAGGACTCCTACCCGGCCTCAGCGAAGAATTCCTCTTTCGAGGGGTGATGCTCCCTGCTCTAGGATTTAACTTTACTGGTTTGATTTTATCAAGCCTGTGTTTTGGTGTTTTACACTTAAGTGGGAATAACCAATGGCCCTATGTCATTTGGGCAACCTTAGTCGGACTAGCCCTAGGATATAGTGCTTTAGCCACGGGTAACTTGTTGGTTCCGATTTTAGCCCATATTCTCACGAATCTAGTCTCTAGTTTCACCTGGAAAATGGGCAATCCATCTAACTTAAGTGCTTAA